The DNA window tgtttttttatataacaattgtaaaataacaaaacagaacaattaaaataagggaaatttgcggtaaaagtccccaaaaagttcAGTTTAATACAGATAAGTCCCCAACCTCCAAAAATAGCGACAATAGTCCTCAAAGTCATGTTTTTTATTTGTCTGTTGGTCTCCAAGTTAACAGATCCGTTAAACCCAATTCAAATGTCACGTGTCGAAATAATGTTggtccaaattattattttaatttaaaaaaataaaaataaataaataaaataaataaataaataatttctttttttctttttctttttcttttctttttttttttcttcattttcttcttcgtcttcttcgttttcttcttcttctcatgcCAGAAACCCAACCCCAAACcagcaccaccaccaccaaccCCCTTCGACCACCGTCCACGGTCCCCTGCCATTCAACCTAGCCCTTCGACTAGTTCCCAATCGACCCAGAGCCCCCAGAGCCCTTCGTCTTCTTCGTTttctttgtctttttttttcttcttcttcacacgAAACCCCACCCACCATCACTGTCATGCAcgtcttcttcgtcttcttcttcttctcactgCCAAAACTCAACAACCCCCAACCCCAAACCAACAATATCATCACGCCTAAATACCCACAACCCAAACTTGGCAATCACTACCCAAATAccctcaaagaaaaaaaaaaaaaaaaaaaaaatcaaactcaaaaGCAAATAAAATTAGTACAGTAGGAAAATAGAGAGGCCTTCTTCATGTTCTTCTCTAGTTATAGTCCCAAAAGAGAAGAGTAGATAGCCTGAAATTACCAAAATTATCTGGATCTCTTGGTGGAATTACCATTATTATTGCTATAGGAAAGATTGATTTGGGGATTTGGGGGACTGTAAAAGCATCTTCGACCCACCTTTTAGTGGCAGCGTTGATTTTCATATTTGTGGCCTCTTTTATCTCTGAAAGAcagtggttgttgttgttgtagttGTACAtggaagaggaagaaggagcTGGTGCTTGAGGGACCCCAAGCCCAGTATTATGCGTGTTTTCCATATCACAATCCCAACTGTGATACTAATCTAGCATCACCCTACAAATTAAAagcaaaaattaaaaagattaaatttttagtGAAGGTTgcataaaaaaaagtattaaataaattaaaaaaagcaAGAACCCACCTTAGAGCAACCGAAAGCGGCTGAGGAAGAATCGAGAAAATCTTTGGCTGCAGTTGCGGTTGCCGCCGGAAAACTGGTGTTGGTGGCTGCCATCGACGGAAAAGAACAAAGGCGAAAGGAGAaaggaggaggaagaagaagaagagaaagggtTGGGGGTTGGTGGGTTTCTGGCAGtgagaagaagacgaagaagaaaagaaaaaaaaagaaattattttaaaattatttatttatatttttttaaattaaaataataatttggaccAATAATATTTCGACACGTGGCATTTGAATTAGGTTTAACGGATCTGCTAACTTGGAGACCAACGGACAAATGAAAAACATGACCTTgaggactattgccgctatttCTGGAGGTTGGGGACTTATCTGTATTAAACTgaactttttggggacttttgccgcaaatttcccttaaaataacaataaaacaacCATGGAAATTTAACATATAAAATTTacatagtattttttaaaaaaattccgcCTAAGAGTAAAAAGTAAAAAggttaaaaaattcaatatgttagtgtaaaaatctttaaatatatggaaatattcattcatatgattttttttttcaaaaatttaccaaattatgcccttttttgggaaaaaaatatatattttgtggaAAAAAAGGGTTAAGAAAGTATGCGAAAAAAGTTTTGGGTAACTAGTAATAATTAGTTATCTTATACtgttttcttgtattttttaagttttacccaaaatcatatatatatatagatatttttgtacaaattatataaacatctataaaatatgtaatttccaataaataaaaagaagaagaaaacttgTTTGTTATGTAAAACTGTAGACTATTAAAATCAATCTAAAATAAAGAGTAATAATGGTAGAATtagttgatgatgatgatgagtatCTTTTGTGTTCaatgtaattaaaaataaaagggaaatttatactggaatttgagttaatttttataaaaatactgctacatggaaattttttcaaaaatactgtatttttataaaacaccagtaaaacacaaagcagaacaactcaaaacaacaataTAACACTAGTAAaataccagtagaacaccagtgaaaacttaacacagtatattgcagtatgaaacttataaaaaaatacagtaaaaaagtaaaaaatactgtctgacagtatttttgtaaaaaaatgacaaaagttagtataccatgtaaattttctaaaataaaataataagagcgTGTTGTCTTTTATGGGTGATGCAGCCATTAAAGATGATCAAATCCCAAATTTACTTTAACTTTCTCTACTTTCACATCACAATCACAAACACCATCTAACTAAGTGGAAATGAGGAGTAAAAAAAGCACTTGCTctatttctaaaataaatacaataatcTACACATATATACACGTAGGACTACATGCGTGactatattatataattcaacttgtaaatttatatatatatgtatattatgtaaaaatgcaaacatgtgcattaaaaattattattattattggtgttGCTGTAAATTGGCATGAAGTATGTTGTGTATCAAAACACATTCtcattatttgttaaaaaaaaaaaagagaattatctttcaataaacaaataatttctctttatttttccCCTCATTTTCAAAGGAATTGATTATAAAGCTAAGCAAAAAGAAACATAACttaaagaaaaatttactaacatctaaaaaatacaaaaattcgctaatacaaaaaaaaaaaaaaatcatttatttttaaaaattttttatttacaaaaatatattttcagtaaatataataaattatttttttattattgttttataatttaataataatagtattataattgtaatacacataaacatatttttgtaattaaaaatttataattaaaaatatatttctttaatttaaaaacataaaaacatatttttgtaattaaaaattttaggctgtaaaattttaaataatatatatatataaaaaatattttttgaaaatttaagatCCTTTTGATGATAGCTAGCTGATATTTTtgcaaagtaaaaaaaaaaattatatcaatacaataattaagctAGTGATACAAGTCTTTGACCACTCGAATATATACTAGATTACATGCATTGCTCTATTCTCTTATTCGTAATGATCATgcctagattttttttttacaaaccaaACCTATTACTAAGTTTCTTAAGGTTCTATCTTCAATGTCaatacttaataaaatataatatcccTACAAAATTAGTGTTTGTATTGAAAAGTGTCACCACTAACAAAAAATTCtgagatattaatttttagtttggcAACATGAAAAACTAAATAGTAAATTCCCCATCagaatcgaaaaaaaaaaaggaaatggaGATATTTGGACAATGACTcagttatatataatatatcaaataaaagaatttatatatgaattaagtttcgaaaaagtaaaaaaaaaaattgaaaaggagACAATGCCACTACCCACGTGGCCATGTACATTACCTCTAGGAAATTCACTCGAAGAGggggaagaagaaagaaagcaacaaaaggaaaaattaAGTCATGTGGGGGCAGTCTATTCagctatttttcaagaaaaaaatttaaaaaaaaaaaaagaaaaaaagaaaaaagatgattgtgttttttctttcttaattattattataatcaaatattattaattttttttttcttttgttcatttacttgttcttttttttctcCCATTGTACCGTTGCGTTgatcacaatggattttaacgGGGCCCAAGTGGTACAATTGGGCTTGGGCTTGGGCTTTGGGCCGCCCTAAGAGAGGAAAACCTCCACACTTGAATTTCTCAAGGAGAGGCAAAGAGGACAGGCCTGAACAACTCGGTCACATTCCGTACAAAGGCAGAGATGCCGACAAGGCAAAATAACCATCGAAGCAACTCGCTTCCGACAAGCTTTGCAACTCGGTCCCGACGCGGTGGTGACTCGGTCCGGGTCAATATAAGCCGACTCGGCGTCCTCCGCCTGACCTTCCACTCCTCCTTCTCCGGCGCAAGATACCCCTCCGTCGTCCACCAAACCTCTTCCGCCGCCGCCACCACCGTTCATAATCGCTTGCTGTAATTGGGCTTGAAGAGTCGCCGCCGTGGCTTCTTGGGCCCTAACCTTGGCCTGCCAAATTTGGGCCTCAACGGTTAGCTGTGCCGCACGTGCTTCAAGCTCGGCGTTTCGGCGAGTAGCTTTCTCAACCTCCGCTTCTTTCTCTCTCAATCGTCGAGATATTGACTCTTCCGCCGCGCTCAGAAGCGCACGATAGTGCCTCTGTCTCTTCTCTGCTAATGTACGCCGCAACTGCTCTCCCTGCTAGGATACGCACTCCCTTACGTAaattttccaataatcaaaTTCTCCGATAAAAGAAATTTTGAATGAGAGAAGAGACGAAAAAAATGGTACCTGGGCTTGAAGAAATTGATCGATTTCGTCTCTCTGTTGTTTGATTTGTGAAGCGAAATCCTCTGCCATTACTGATAAGAGAGATGCCGACGCCGACGCCGACGACGATGATGACTGGTTCAACTGTTGAAGCTGCTGagattgttgttgttgatgatgatgataatgattttGATGATTATGATTATTCTGattatgttgttgttgttgttcacCGAAGGATAATCTCAGCCCTGTGGAAACGACATTGGGTTGGCTCTGGTTATGGAGTTGAGAAAGGTCGATGAGTTGAGGAGGTTGAAGAGAGAAATGATTGATTGGAGTGGCAACCGAAGCTTCTCTTCCTCTTTTCCtcggattattattattattattattattactggtATTACTCGCTGTGGAATGAAAATAGGATAAGAAACAGAGTAAATTAATATTTgggatattataaatttttgaagtaGAAAATTGTTTACTTACCACCAACATTGTTAAATATCATAGAAGTTTGATCAAGAAATAATCCATCTTGATGCTGTTGTAATGAATAATCATGCCCTTCTTGTCCATTTCTGCAGAACATGAATCAAAACATTATTAGAGATTAAAGTTTTTGATTACACTAAAAGAAAGGGAGAGAAAGACATTATTGATCATAAGCTGAAATGCTAACCTGTTGAGGAGGAGAATATTTGAAGGGTATTGAGCTTGAACAgccattttcttttttatggGAAAAGAATTGATAAGTGGATggatatatagagagagagagagagagagagaaaagtttGTGACAGAAATAATGTGTAGAGATATATAGataaacttttatatatatatatatgtattgttgtGTATGAATGAATAGTAATATTGTGTTGTGtgagagagaaaaaagagaagaagaagaaggaggcaACAATAAACGCTACCACATAGGAAGCATGAATGAGAAGAAGCAATATTATGCCCTCTTCTCAAGCCAAGGCGGACTCTTCaatgagaaagagaaagagagaagtcAAGATTAGAATTTTAAGAAAACCCCACAActaaaaattgaattttgagaagataaataataaaaattatgtattttgaaagaaTAAGACCAACTCCAATTCTACCATTCtttattaaatttgagttgtgttTTTGGGGTTTGGCGTTGGGTTTTGGTATGGTctgatgataataataatcacTTTCTCTCCTCCACACATGACATagacaaagagagagagagagaaaggaaaGTTAAAAAGAGAAAGAATAGCAGAAGAGAGGGAAGAAATCAGATGCGATTGAAACGAATCAGTCCAAGAGAGAGACACCTTATTATTCTGCTCCTTCCTCCTTTTATTATttccccttctctctctctgtatcttttcttaattttatttatttatttattttatttcttttttttccttcttcttcttcgcgTGGGGCTAAGCTAAGCTAAGCTAAACTTTTCTTGAGAGTTGAGAGTCTCGTGCTTGCTATCACACCcccttattaattaattaattaatacttcTACACACCCCATAATTTATTTCCtaaatttaaacaaaaaaaaatgtataaataaatatatttttttttatatatatatagaaaataaaaaaaatgtaaatgtaGGAAAGAAATTTAGTAGTAATGTAGTTGTTGTTGAGGTGAGTACAGGTCTCTCTGCCGCTACCGCTGCCGCTGGAATTGTTTTTATATGGCCCATGCGTCTCTCGCCAGCtttcttaatttcttttctatataatttttagggtttttttttttatttattttatttgaaagtattttttttttttacatttttataaaatttaaatagcaATTCacgtaaaaattattaaaataattcaaacggtaaaaattaaaaaaatatatataaagtgattctctaatttttattaattttcattatatatataactcaataatatggttatatttattaataataataagactTCAAATTTGGGGTTGCTGCATTACAAATATTACTCCgatgatatatttttattaatattttatagttgatttgtgtatatattatttcatgttaaaatatattatattttatttatataataataaaatatatttttttttgtgtaaattttaatattttggtTAGAGTGAAAAAAGTTTTAgacattaaatttaataatagtgTGATATTAAATTTAATGCATATATAAGTTGGAGATGTCTAATAAAATTTAAGCATCAGCTATCTTCATGCTACTTacgtaatattattattattacttaataccaattaatgaaatattaaagtTTTTGAGTGTTTGAGTTGAgaatatatagataaatatatttaatgtattttttatgatttaataataaaataaaaaaaatattaggtaGTGAATTATATTTACGTGGAATAATGttaattagttatttaattattgaaaatttCTTGATGTTGAAGATTATATTATTCAAAGTATAATATAGCTATGTTCACTCTTAGTTTTTGTTTTTCCCTTATCTTAGAAAATAGAGAAAAGATCACAATATTGGTGCCTTGACCTAATTGCCAGGTTGTTGGTTGAGCTCTCCCTATTTCTTgtgtttacaaaaaaaattatatatatttgtatttgtatagatatatatatatataaactataaaTAAATGTCTAGTTCAAATTCCATCCATGACTATGTCAAAGGGGAAAAATATGCTTAAACAAACCATCAAtatcaattatatataaatatatattaagccAAATTTAAACGAGTGATCTGAAAATAATCAACTACCAATACAACAAATTCCTTTGATCATTATTGAATATAACTACAAAATTTCCAAAAAGCCTTCCTATATTGTGAATGGTTGGGAAAGAGCCtttcatcaataataataataattaatcaaccaattaattaattagttatatatgTTTTATCAAGTTTTATTATTACTTTGCTAAATTAAGAATTGGAATAACACGTACTATAGCTACATTGTTAAATTAAGAGTTACGTACGTAAGATTgatgtgtatatattatatatcatatatttagttttttattgaaaaaaaaatattctaaggtATATATAGAAATTCTcaaaaaagttttaattaattagtctatcttctatatgtatataattcTTCAACCTCTAGTTCTTTGGACGAATGGGACATATGGTATCTATATATATGCAATGCATGGGACCATATATTCTGTTTTGCTTtgtcatatattatataaaaatgtatttgtctatatataatttatatatatatatatatatacacgtatGAGTCTACGTAATTAAGAGTATGTACATATCAATCACAGCTCTAAAAATGCCTTAGAAGATAGAGAATATAACaactttatttttgtatttatttcttttataccAACCTTtgctaattaatatttatgaaagaggccaaagagaagagagagtaaGTAAAAGAGTAAAtcttacaatatatatataagaaaaaggtTTAAGTTGGTATTGGTAATAATCTATTCCCCAAAACCAAGAAGgattttttaactttaattaatgGAAGGTGatgataaagaagaagaagaaataaaagaaaGGGAGAAAAAGAGGTTAGCTAGCTTTGAGAGAAGAGATGAGATGGGTAATGTGAAAGAGAGTTCTTGAAATGGCATCACGCAATTTTGTCTATTATAAGGTCCCACCAAAATGGTCGGCTAATATATAAgccttctttatttattttttctcttcatCAAAGTTTAAACTTCTCTATCTTTTATTATAGTCTATAATATGCTATTTTTCTTTGATCTGATCCCCTAATAATATTAATCATAATCAGTGGATCGTGTTGTGTTCGAATTCGTGTTGTGTTGTTTGGATccggtttttttttatttgtacttaAATTCGTGctatattttttcatattttgtttttatataaataaaataattaacaaactatgtgtatttttttaatttttatagtgataattattttcaaataattttttaataatagtttacaaaaataatcatataatattactaaaatttttatatatactaaatcatgttctCGAACTTTTTAAACCTTTAAAAATTCTCCCCGCGAACTATTGAAAatttaagattgttagatttagagACTTCTGTCTAATTtcgtttaattttactaatacaACGATTGTCCATTTACTAATCAcgtgtcccctgaactttgataTCTATTAAATTTTATCCCTCAAtttttaacatgtaccaaatcatgtcctctGAATTTTATTTACGTCAAAATTTCATTagaaaaattagacaaaaaactttaaatccaaatcttaatagttcaagagaatttttaacggtctaaaaaattcaaaaaacatattttaatacatatcaaTATTTAGgcacaaaaatcctaattaacttTATTTATCATCAAATTAACCTATGGTACTTTCTGATAAGACTATTGTTACTTAAGTACAATTGAACTTTTTTGAGCTTATCgtaacatttatattttttgtgtgTCATATCAATTTATAACATTGTATCAAAACTCAATATTTTTTCACGGGTGTCAAAAAAATCCAGCCCTAATTACTAATCATCATCAATGTTTATCTTTAACTCTATAGATATCtatcaatataattaatttttttttaatatatgtaaattactATATAGTAGGAGTAGAGGGGTAGTAGTATTACAGCCCTGCACGACAATGTGACacagactctctctctctctttgtctTACCaactcataataataataataagagtcATAACTCTCATTGGTTTCTTCTCCCTCTTTAGACAGCCTttccttttctttctcttctctttttgcattgtttttgtttgtttatgtaataattattatatatgtatatggtaaTTAATAAAAAGGAGGGGCCGGAAATGAGCaaacttgttttgtttttttttactttggtCTAACAAAGCATTATCAACAAACAAAGCTACTCTGCAATTAAGGccacaatattaattaat is part of the Cannabis sativa cultivar Pink pepper isolate KNU-18-1 chromosome 5, ASM2916894v1, whole genome shotgun sequence genome and encodes:
- the LOC115716109 gene encoding BOI-related E3 ubiquitin-protein ligase 1 isoform X1, which codes for MAVQAQYPSNILLLNRNGQEGHDYSLQQHQDGLFLDQTSMIFNNVGASNTSNNNNNNNNPRKRGREASVATPINHFSLQPPQLIDLSQLHNQSQPNVVSTGLRLSFGEQQQQHNQNNHNHQNHYHHHQQQQSQQLQQLNQSSSSSASASASLLSVMAEDFASQIKQQRDEIDQFLQAQQGEQLRRTLAEKRQRHYRALLSAAEESISRRLREKEAEVEKATRRNAELEARAAQLTVEAQIWQAKVRAQEATAATLQAQLQQAIMNGGGGGGRGLVDDGGVSCAGEGGVEGQAEDAESAYIDPDRVTTASGPSCKACRKRVASMVILPCRHLCLCTECDRVVQACPLCLSLRNSSVEVFLS
- the LOC115716109 gene encoding BOI-related E3 ubiquitin-protein ligase 1 isoform X2, with translation MAVQAQYPSNILLLNRNGQEGHDYSLQQHQDGLFLDQTSMIFNNVGASNTSNNNNNNNNPRKRGREASVATPINHFSLQPPQLIDLSQLHNQSQPNVVSTGLRLSFGEQQQQHNQNNHNHQNHYHHHQQQQSQQLQQLNQSSSSSASASASLLSVMAEDFASQIKQQRDEIDQFLQAQGEQLRRTLAEKRQRHYRALLSAAEESISRRLREKEAEVEKATRRNAELEARAAQLTVEAQIWQAKVRAQEATAATLQAQLQQAIMNGGGGGGRGLVDDGGVSCAGEGGVEGQAEDAESAYIDPDRVTTASGPSCKACRKRVASMVILPCRHLCLCTECDRVVQACPLCLSLRNSSVEVFLS